One Glycine max cultivar Williams 82 chromosome 8, Glycine_max_v4.0, whole genome shotgun sequence genomic window, gaAAAACATTTCTGGTATTAGAAAACAAATGTTTATCTTATTctatgtttatttgttttatttttattttatcattaataatttttaaattttatttaaaatcttatttttaatttatttttattattctttaaattctaattttgtaCCACATATTTGTTAGGATGAATCAATTGCCCTAGTATGGGGTCTTCCCCTAATCTGCATCAATTGACTGGGACTTCTTATGTGAATCAGATGGCATAACCATTTGTTCTTCAAGCCATCTTTTCTTATGTCACCATTAGATAATACGTTGAACCCACCATTCAGGAATTTACTCAGTCTAATTATGAGGGCCCTCATCAAACAACTTAGCTTCTTACCAGATGTCTCACTGCCATTATAAAAGTAACAGCAAAATATACCTTAGTTAATGCTAATTGAGTATACTTCAAGTAACAATGAATATCGTCACATCACAAACACATACTGCGAGTTGGTTTCTAATCCGAATTGGGCCAAGTTTAATAACTCAAATGTTAAGAGTACACATTATAGAAAATTTTTGGCACTTCAGCATGAGTGAAAACTTCGATCGCAAGCATATTAATATGTACTACCCTAAATGTTTAGGTAGCATTATTAGGCATATTTTACCCGCAAACAAACACCCAAATGCACCTAAGGGTATAAAGAATTGGAAACCCCACCACAATTTCGCACACCCAGACAAATATACCTGGTAACATACTAATATCCGTTAAATCCCTTCATCTTCGCAGTTTTAGTACGTACTACGTACCCTTTCCAATACAACAAAGTTCATGAAAACCATTAATTTCAAGAAAGTATtaggaatatattttttagcacATCATTTTTAACACtattaaaatttactaaaaagtataaaatatttattacccAAAGCATAAAAAAtcgataaatttttttaaaaaataaatttcaattaagaaGAATGTATTTAAAAGAgtatatatattactaatatttttttatgtattttcttcTTGAGGTAATTCTAAATAGatggtaaaaaaatttcttaagtaTTCAACATAATAATTACGTATTCAATCCGACTATCGTTTAAGCTGAaacaaatttgatcattttttttctcttcttgaaACATTAAGTTTAGAACCTcccaactatatatatatatatagataattagACAGTGAAGCTCATGTGAAGTTAAAACTAAAGGCAGCGATGGTGAAGGCATTCTCATCAAACTGCGTGGTTTTGAGACGGTTTTGCTGCCTGAAATGGACGGTGTTTGTGGTGGTGTCTCTGGCGGGCGTGTTGGTGTTATGGCCGTGGGAGCCAGAGTTGAAGATCGAGAGAATGAACGTGAAGCGCGTGAAGGTGCACCCTATACCGCCGGTGAGCGCGGACGTGTGGATATCGCTGTCGGTGAGGGTACAGAACCGCTGCATGTACTGGATGGAGCTGACGGACGTTGACGTAGGGGTGAAGTACAGGGGGAAGAAGATGGGTCACGTGGAGTCGGAGGGGTGGCACGTGAGGGGGTGGGCGTCGACGAAGGTGGACGGCGTGCTTGAGTTCAGTGGCCTTCCATCGTCGGAGGTGGCGCATTTGCTGCAGGACCTTGCCATGGGTAAGATCTACTTCCATACCGTTATCAAGGTCTACGGCCAACTTGGCTTTCTCTTGTTTCGCATCCCTCATTTTCTCCAGGTACTCTCTATTCCTTCTTCAATCTTCATCACATATGTTATCTTTCTTTCACTAATCATATATGAATCgtttttcattttaaacatATCACCCATGTATCTCTCATTTTTCAATATTACATCACCAATCCCATTatatttgtgtttctttttctgaaaaaataaggaaaatgttGCATAAACACCTAATATTATGCTActctagaaaaataaaaaaataagaaatgttattggtaaaatatttaaaataatgtaatatttatgtATCATTGCTCAAAATAATGGCACACTACCTTAACCTTGTGcttcattttgttataaaacACGCCATTGAGATTTGAGATTTTGTATCAAGATCgttgttaaatattttcaatcctattataaaaaaataaaattattaattaattatgttatcttcccgattttattatcaatttctcattttacttaatacaaatataacaaaatgacttttgaaaataattagtatCTATCAATGAGGTTAGTTATGTCTAACGGGAAACACAATAGTCTTCCAAAACgtgcaaagaaaaaaatttcaagcataaattttatttctcatgTCATCATTTGACAATTGAAATTAGTACTAGAAACcacaaaataaaatggaatgatTTATGAgggattaaaaaacaaaaataaaaaagaaacaagagatAAAACACACATTTGactctaatatattattttattattaatcttatattatatcttaaaatatttccaaccaaatttaatataaaaatgaaaacaattaacATACATTTAAGTAAATATCATACTTTCATTATGTCAATTAATGTAatacttaaaatatattgaagtataatattaaaataatataataaatcatgTAAATAGTgcaatgttaaaaataaactaCGTAAGAGGAGGGGGAAATTCTAacttatgataataataaaagagtttaatgtgtatatatttacaatgtaaaataattttatactgatatttaatcataaattatcatttaaattactttaaggtatttattttaaaaattaataaacttatcatacacGATGAATTGTAATTACATAACTAtgtataaaactttttacattGTCAATGCATAATTTTCTCTCATGATAAAGAAGGTaagatgaaaatttaataaatattttaattataaaaatgacataaaatgttaataaaaaaactaaaaactaacatttaaaaaaaaatactttgaagtagcttttaagaaaaaaatgttaccaGCTATTAAAAGTTTGTTTAACAAACACTACTAATCAAGATCAAATAAGATTTTCaattagtaaaaatataaaacaaactaaaagCAAGCTAAAAGTACTTGCCAAACACAAGCCAAATTTCTATTAAGGAAAACATGCACATTTAATATTTGACAATACTTCaaacaaatttgtttttaaaggaTGATATatgtgaataattaaaaaaagaaataattaatatcttatTTTGGGAAATTCTAGAATAAACATACTAAAGACAAACCAatcaaaacttaaattattcttattattagtatttgtaTAGTAGAATATGTCAgatttaaactttaatttatcaaataaataaaatatgttttcaatcaaaattataaattttttaaaatctagttactaaaatcaccaaaaaaaaagtaaaatgatcaaaattatggattgaaaattaaaagaggATCAAAATTGAGATTTgaccttattattatttttgactTGTCTATTGAATGTGtgttatgaaaaacaaaaaatgtcccactttttaacttttttaagcaATAAGTAACTTgtgataaattttgaaaataacatatAATAGAATATGTGTTGatgccaaaaaaaaatgtcccacttttacttttttttaagcaataaagaatttaagataatttttaagcaataaaagtctcaatttattattaaatctaTTAACAAGATATAGCTCATTTTCCATGaaagttgatatttttttagctattaataatataaactcATATTCATTGGTGGAATAATTATTCTTTAGATTATGGAGAAATTCTGGAAGAAATCGGAGAATCAGGAATAAACATTCAATTGACAACGCAATAAATAGACATGactttgaataataataaaaaatagtgctAACGttttataacaaatattttattattagttgaattttattgacaattataaaatcaagaaaaaacatatttatatattaaataagagtaaagtaaaaaaaattatataaattttaataaataataaaaactgtGTTAGAAAAGATATCATTAACATTTCCCTAAGAAAATAGATATGGCTGTAATAATAATTGATTCATAGGTGCTCCTTCACATATGGAGCTAGTAAGCATCCATCGTGCAGTGATAtgggtttaaattttaaaagcacCCAACAACAGTACTGTCCTTACATGCATGGTCATGAACTCATGTGGGACGATGGCATGGTCGTGTGCAGATGATTGGATAAAGCAAAACAGAAGAGAACTTAATTAGACGGTTGTTATCTGCTTCTCGCTTTGCTAGCTCACGAAGAGACAATCGAACAGAAAAAAAGATGCATGAGAGATTCAATCATGCTTTGCTTAGTAAAGgggaaattaatatatatataggcatgaAATAGGAAGATGAGGGAAATGTGGAAAAGTGGGATAAGTTACTTAGTTTGGTAGATAAGAAATGCGTAAAATGTTTAAAAGAAAGGATAGCCATGCCTGCAACATATATTATTTCTGCCCCGAGACAAGGAGAAAGACGACAAATATATACACATGCTAACACTGCCATAATCTGATTATCTTCACACATACTGCTTATTGAAGTTTACACATTACTTTTATTTATCAGccaaataaacatatttattaagaaattgGTACAAGATGTACGTAGCTGTGTGTGTGTTAGTTTatctatgaatttaattttattctaaatttaattaaatatctataaagttcttatttttaatcactattaattgttcataaaatatatttcataactaaaataaaaataaaaaaattaaataaaatttagaataattattGATACAATACtcaattaatgttattattttaatatttataattaaatttttttattttcatcttttacttATGAAATATATGCTATTAACTTATAATTATCAAAGTTccataataaatacaattaatgtgagaaatttaattttgtggTAAATATTGATTAGTTCCGATAAATAACTATAATAAAGTTCAAGTATCCATCAACAATTATGTAAAATTCAAGTAGTATTctttacatatatactaattTGTAAACTTGTGCAAGGAACGGGAAGATTATtgtatgaaataattaattacttttacattttaatttattaataattaataaccatTGAAGTATATAAGAAATTAACTATATAGTCATTATGTATAAACATATAATTAAGCAATTGAAGTGAccgtataaaataaaaataattattggaaTAATTCAACTAtatgaaattcattaaaaaatacaaaaaaagaagaaatttagCATATAAGAAGTAGGGTGTTAACAAAAATGACTCCTTTTATGTTCTGTTAAACAAAAATTGTAAGTTAAGGAAATAATGTAAAagattattgattttttgttgctCAAAATAAGAAAggctaaaaatatttacattaatatagtagtaaaaagaaaacatatatgAAAATTTGAACACTAatgatcaaaatataaaataacataacagtaaaatgataaatgaaaagaaaattgcaTAAAGGTGACACCTACAAagagaacaaaataaataataaaagatacaTATGATAAGACGAAATCAGTTGTTATACATGAGATATGTTAAAATAGTTTGTTAGTTTCCAATTCCCGATTCTCATCCTCGCCACTACACATGCAAAAAATGTCATTAACAATTACATATCAAGCAAAATGCTCCTTTCTCAAACCCCAAGAGCAAAATTAGGGAAACTATAAAAtgctaaaccaaaaaaaaattaaaaaaataatgagcaaATGAAACGATAAATAACATAGAAAGAGATCTGGTAGTTGAAGCTAAACCATAgtggaaaaatatataaaagagaataaaaccatgatgatgatgattcaagCGTTTAGTCATTTCTATGACATTAAATTAGAAAACTATTTGGATCTAAAAAGGGTATATTAGGCTTTAGAAACATACGTTCGAATGGTATGCcaaaaagaaggataatgatatatgaatatatatattgcaAATAATTATCtgatacattatttatttatttatttattcctaTTAAATCATATCATTTACTATATCTAAATTTTTGCATGTTTTCTCTCCAAGTTGTCAAATAGCATAAGCTGtccatataattttattctaaaaaaaagggTACTGCCGGGAGTTGGTTTCATCAGAAGTGGAGAAAGTTTAATAATTCTAATGATAATAAGTGCACACGTTATAAAGAAAATTGGCACTTGAGTAAGTGACCAAAACTTGGGAGAcataatatgtaaaaaaaaatgtctctaGCTAGGCACGAACCCGCAAACAAACACCCAGACACATAAAGTATAAAGAATAGGAAAGCCCACCACAATTTCGCGCAGCAAAACAAATTAAGATACTAACATGCATTCAAACAAATGGTGCAAAACCCATCATCCACGCACTAGCTAGTAGTCCAACAGAACAACATTCATGAGGGTACTCATTAAAACATTACAAATATAGACATAGAGAGAGAGATCGTGTGAAGGGGTGGCGATGGAGAAGGCATTGTGGAGGTCGAAGTACGTGGTTTCCGGAGGGGGGTTGAAGTGGATGGTGTTTGTGGTGGTGTGTGTGGCGTGCGTGGTGGGAATATGGCCGTGGTATCCAGAGCTGAAGATCGAGAGAATGGAAGTGAAGCGGGTGAAGGTGCGGCCGGTGCCGCCGGTGGGGGCGGACGTGTCGATATCGATGTCGGTTAGGGTAAGGAACCGTGACATATACTGGATGGAGATGAGGGAGGTGGACGTGGGAATGAAGTACAGAAGGAAGAAGATGGGCCACGTAGAGTTGAAGGGCTGGCAGGTTAAAGGCTGGAGCTCAACTCACGTGGAGGCGGAAGTTGTGTTCGCAGAGCTTCCCTCGTCTCAAGTTCCCTATTTGCTCGAGGACGTCGCCAAGGGTAAGGTCTACTTTCGCACTGTTGTTGAACTCTCCGGCCAGTTCGGCATTCTCTCATTTCGCACCCCTCTTCCTCTTGAGTTCAAGGTATATATACTCATCATatattcttccttctttttctttatcaactCTATTTTTTTACCACCCTACCCAGTCACTACTCACTCTTCCTCccattaactttattttttcagaaaatataacTTTACACCTTACCTTCTTAATCTTATATATGTATGGATGGGCACTAagtaaatatgaatatatagcCTTATATTCGTGATTACCCACTCAAATTCACTTTGATTTTGACTAAAAATAACTActttgatccctcaggaaaacAGATAATTAATATTCGATCTTTTAAATTCAAACCCATCCCATTTTTGGTGGGAATGAAAAGATCAGTCAAACTTATTCTCTCGATCAGCTTTGTTATCATGCCTAGCTAATCGGCATGTAGGATATGGATCCGTTTTAAGCTAACATTTAgatctaaaattataaatgtcaaTTGGTTGGCGTTAGttgtagtttctttttttttttttttaagatcaacttaaataattgaataaaccTAATCACATTTGGATTGATTTGGGTCTGCTCATTGAGTCTgctaatgaaataatgaaaaaaaaagttaaaattaatacaagaaaaatggaaaaaaaggaaattataaaaatataaagaaaaataatgaattctcttaaaaatcaaaactacagaattatataacaaaaaatatagaattcatTATTGGATTATATaacatagaaaattttaaaaaaatctaaaacaatTAATGGGAGTTCGACTTGGGTTTGGTCAAGTTGCATATATCTATATTTGAAACTTGAATCTATATAATCaagtttagaattttaaaattcaaatcaaattgaCAATTCAAATCAACTCAAAACTTCTCATTCAATTTATTTGAGTTGATTGGTCAATAGATCGATCAAACCCATATCTGTCCTTATAGTTGtgtttcatttgtttttaaatgaaatagtAAGTGAGATTTTGTACAAAAATTAATACagtcattaaatattttgaattctataaaaaagtataaaattttcattgtcattttaaataataaagaagcgtattaaaaaagtaaagataaaattaaaatagaaggaaaaaagtTACAAACGTATGAACTACAGAGTATATagctaaattaatttatgttaataaataaaCTTGTTTACTAAACATCTTAAATCTTAATTTAGTTAAACAACTTTATAAATTAATCACATAAATGATAAGTTAACTTATTTTAAGTGTTAATCCTCCTATTACTTGGGATTGGGCAGAGTTGCGTTGCAAAGTTCTTGTGAAAGACAGTCTTTCTAGCTAGTGCAATTGGTAGCTTTAATTCTAGTAGTTTTTTATATCGTTACGTTTTTTTTGGTCTCAATCAATCTTAACATATAATcaagatttttaatataaaaaaaagagttaataaaaTTCAACTATATAATTTATAGAGATTAGTTGCGATCATAAATTATTAGTCATCTCATACGTATAATAATTTCTCTAGGATCTTCTTTGTGATTCTTTtcctacaaaatttatttattttcataaaaataatttctctaTGTATTGCATTCAAATTTGGGTAAACCAAACTAAATCCATGTAAAATTTCACATTTCACATTGAGGAGTTGAAAACTATGATAATCACATTACAATCTGCACGTCATGATTATTATTCCTGGTGTTTTGAATTTGCTGATGCTGTGTCCCTCAATATCCCAACAGACAATACTGGCATGTGAGATCTTGGTCAATACAAAAAACCATTCAATTATTCTTCAACACTGTCTTCACAAGGTAAGCTTACATGCACTGTCATTCAATTAGGCGCCTTAGTGGGGTCGTAATAGAGTCTCTTGATATTGCCTTTGCCTTGTCAACGATCGATTCTCTTGTACTGACTctgtttatcatttcaattttcaataatgGACTGAAGGACTAACCACAAACGCTCTGCAATCATGGGAGATGAAGCCTCAAGAAAAAGATGTTGGTCTCCCAAGATATATGTATAcatgtataaatttaaattatataattcagGTTTGGATGGATCAATGGGACGCACCACGATGGCCACATATTCTAAAGattatatattactattatGTTAGGAGCGTGTTCCAGAAGCAATTGCCACTTGCAATGATTGTAGTATTATGATCATTATTTGTGTCAGTGGGTAAAAACTCAATCATGAAAATAACTATGTTTTCGATCAGAATCGTAGCTAACGGttattttattccattttgtataattttccgCCATCTAGTCATGGATTTAATGAGCAAcgttcaaaaaagaaaaataaagaacagaGAAGGAAATTGAGAATACCCAAATTATAAATGTCTGAGAAAACACTTTCTTAATCTAAAACTGAACaggtttttaattttcttctctctttagaaaaatgtaaatagagaaaaagattCAAAACCACGAAGTCATCTGTGATCTTTAAGCACAACTTTCGCTTTTTTACTTTCTGTATTGTTAATTAAACAACATATCTCGTAAATCCAAAATCTCAAAAAATTCTCGTCACCacaatttgttcttttttttttctttcctttttttcactttttcccCTTCCGATCGAATTAATGGTCCACCAAACTTTTGAGAGCCTAGTGATTAGTGagataacttttttcttttgttgcgAGAATAAATTctgtttcacttttttcttcatCGACTTCGTTTTCTCCCTTTATTTCCTAACAAAGCTAATAATTTTCCTTTAAGCTAGTATGGGACAAGGCATGGAGTGGTGACTGTTGAGATAGATCAACCttgttttcaattaaaattgcaACCTTCGTTTTACTTTATTTCCTATTCTTAAGACTTGTATAAAAATTTGTGAAAACATAAATCCCCTCTTTAGTTATCACTATTTCTTGTACAAATTGATAATtacttacaataaaaatatttttcaaaccaaataaaattaactaatacttttttatttttcatgattttatatatacatttttaaaacaacacacataaaatatgcgatatttttataattattataaatataagaaataaacagataaaatatttttttaaaattaagtttcataattttaatgtcCTTCTCCcttgtttctttaattaaaaaaatgagcaaAATGTAAATGgagaaatggtaaaaaaaaacttacaaacaACATTCCTCatatatgttataaaatttcCATCATcccattctttttcttttcccctcTTTATGTTATCTTCCCATTTAATGGCTAAGCAAACTTTCGAAAGCTGTGTGAAATAACACTTTTTTGTGCATGAATCATTTcagttttactttttctttctttcttaatcaatttcaattttcccCATCATTTCCAAACAACGCTAAAATAACTTTCCAAAGAAGCAGCATAGTGCGGTGGCCATTAAAAAATAGGGTAAGAAAAGGGTAAGGAGGGAATAGAGTGAGCCAACAAGGTTGAGTAGCACACAGTAACTTTAATACATGAATTCAAAAGCATGTCAAATTGAAACGAACGCTTGTACAAATTAAAGAACCATATAAAGGGTTAAAcagatttaaaaattgaaaatatatccTAAAACCTAACGCTAAGGCACCgaccaatatttatttatatataatataaggtGGCCTTATAGTCTTACACTGAACCAAAAAATTTgtgcataaaaaagacataaaaattcCTCAAATCGTTGCTTATTTTCAgggttttcttttgttttgaactCCCTAGCTATGAACCCGAAAACACAAAAACTACTATTGCGGAACCATATTGTTTATAACATCCTGCCACATCAAATACATAGGGTAGGACTTAGGTGTTTCAATAAGCAATTTCTCTacatattataacttttttatttattatttatctttatcCAAAGTAACCATACCCCATGTGACAACATAAAAGTACAGCCATATAGTTGCAATTTCATTTGCTGACATCACGAGGAAGTATTAACATTGCTGGACTATAGtatttttcactctttttctgGATCCTATCCTGTTGTAAGTACTTGCTGTGCTGAGGTGGTGGTGATGAGTTGATAAAAAGAGGGGTATGTTAATTGTTATGTTTTCATTATATAAATAGCCAGGGTGCATGCACTTCAAACACCTTGGTCCCCTAAACCATTTTATGCTCCCAAGGTTCTCTGTGCTAGTTCTATACACCATGAACCTTGAAAATTGTCACTGTCTGAGCACCATAAGAAGCAACAGCAATTTGAGTTGGTCAAGTTATGAGAGAATTGGCTACGATCCAATTGTGTGTGTCAACGAATTGGTGACCAGATTGAAGATGGGAAGCTGGAAAGCATTGTGGAGGAAGATCAAGAGGGAAAGGAGGAGATTCTTTAGACCTTCACCTGTGTTTCATGTCCAGTATGATCCTACCTCCTACTTACAGAACTTCGACGATGGCTATTCCACTGACCCGGATAATGTTTCTCGGTCCTTCTCGGCTCGATTTGCAGCACCCTCCAAGATCTTTGGGAAAATTGAAGTGATGGATGATGGAGAATTAGAGATAAATCATAAGAGTAACATGTTGTAATTTTGAGTTCCTTTGgactcattttcaatttttttccgaTGAATTATGATGCATTGTACAAATGTTGAGACATCTAGTTATTAGTTAATCTCTTTCACTATTAGATGCTATAGAACTTAAGTTCTATCTGATATTTCCATTTCTTTTTCCTGACActgtttttcatcttttcataTGGAGTAGTAAGCTTGATGATAGAATTGTTGGAAATCTTACATTGACTAATGATATGACCATAAGTACAGGACAATTTTCACTCCATGAGTTAGTTTTTAGGATTGAATTATATTCAACCCCTAATTCTAAGAAGAAATTTTTTCCATGGTGTTTGGATGTGCTCCTTGACTCAATTGCTAAGCCTTTTTAGTCAGGGCAGTGTCAAtccatatatataaaacaacctTTACTATAACAATAAAGATGCAAGTTGCAACACATTGTAAGCAGAGCTGAACATATTTGTTCCTAGTTGCTCAAAATTATGACATTACTACA contains:
- the LOC100815479 gene encoding uncharacterized protein isoform X2 → MVKAFSSNCVVLRRFCCLKWTVFVVVSLAGVLVLWPWEPELKIERMNVKRVKVHPIPPVSADVWISLSVRVQNRCMYWMELTDVDVGVKYRGKKMGHVESEGWHVRGWASTKVDGVLEFSGLPSSEVAHLLQDLAMGKIYFHTVIKVYGQLGFLLFRIPHFLQTILACEILVNTKNHSIILQHCLHKD
- the LOC100815479 gene encoding uncharacterized protein isoform X1, coding for MEKALWRSKYVVSGGGLKWMVFVVVCVACVVGIWPWYPELKIERMEVKRVKVRPVPPVGADVSISMSVRVRNRDIYWMEMREVDVGMKYRRKKMGHVELKGWQVKGWSSTHVEAEVVFAELPSSQVPYLLEDVAKGKVYFRTVVELSGQFGILSFRTPLPLEFKTILACEILVNTKNHSIILQHCLHKD
- the LOC102661868 gene encoding uncharacterized protein, with translation MHFKHLGPLNHFMLPRFSVLVLYTMNLENCHCLSTIRSNSNLSWSSYERIGYDPIVCVNELVTRLKMGSWKALWRKIKRERRRFFRPSPVFHVQYDPTSYLQNFDDGYSTDPDNVSRSFSARFAAPSKIFGKIEVMDDGELEINHKSNML